The Branchiostoma lanceolatum isolate klBraLanc5 chromosome 19, klBraLanc5.hap2, whole genome shotgun sequence DNA segment CCTTCAGCTCTGCCTTCTCCTCCTGTTAGAAACAAGTTTTAGACAGTTACTGCAACTTGTAACACAAAGAAATTGGTCTTTTCCAAATTTTTAACTGTGCAACTGTCTTTGTCACGTGACCATTTGGAAATTACATACACATGGCTTGAATACTAGTGATGGATCATAAGTGCCAATTGTGAGAGATCTGGCGACTGTCCATGTCTCTGATCAGGGATAGTTGAAATGCCCTGACACCCGACATGCACGTTACTGAAAAGGGTCACAGTCTTAacatgtcttctctgtcacgactagtggaagaatagcttttcagtgagctaaactggttcgagatcactttcactatcactttttttaactctttctttctttttcctgacCTTCATGGCGGTCAGCTCCTGCATGAGGACGGCGTTCTCCAGGTCCAGCCGCTGAGCGCTGGGGTTGATCAGCTCCAGGGTCAGGGGGTCGGGGTCGATGTGGACCGACTCCAGCTCCATGATGGTCATTCTGACGGACGCGCGGTCGTTCTTCAGCTGCTGGATGTAGTCCTTCAGACGAGACTCGTCCTCCTTACTGAAGTCTGTATCACAGCTGCTGGCGGTGGAGCTGGTTGTGCTGAGTGTGCAAATTAATCAGtaatcaacatgaaaaatgtcACAGCAAAGCAACTGTATTGTGTAAGGTAGAGtggttttgtattgtaaatcaAGCTTTGGTTATGGCTTATAGTAACTTTGAGATATTCTATCCTCATTGTGATGCTGTGTTGTAACCTGTGGTGTTGTGACGTGTTGTAATATGTTGTGTTGACATGTGCTGCAATGTGTTGTGCTATGTTATTTTGACTTGTACTGTAAGAGACTGGTcatgtgctgtgttgtgttgcattGTGTTGCCTTACCTGGTGTGTGAATGAGAGGACAGATCCAAGCGGCATGTGTGCCGatttaaacaaaggttcaaacaaacatggTTTTGCAGTACACTGGTGTTGTGTTGAGTGGGTTgtaatgtgttgtgttgtgttgttttgtattgtCTTACCTGGTATGTGAGTGAGAAGACAGATCCTCCCATGGCTGTGCAGTACACCCCTGTACCCCGCACACAGCACCACAGCTACGGTCCAGCCTCTGTAACAGCTGCTTGGCCACATTCTCTGCGGCCTTGCGGTTATCGTGGGCGCGCTTTAACATCGCGGTGGCTTCTTCTGGGTCTGTGTCACCATCGCCTGAACAGGGAAAGTACAACAGGTCAGATAACTTTCACTGACTCAAACACAAAagtgaaaaagtgaaagtgatctcgaacgaACCAATTGAGCTCAATGAAGAGCTACTCCTCCATTGGTTGTGACATAGAAGACAGAAGATgctacatacagtatttacagtttcATTGTATTGGGGAAAATCCCCTTGCCCTTTTTGacaggtacaatgaacagtagCTTTACGTAcaatcctaaggactgcaaccctttttaGTAGCACATGCAAATGAATGAAGGAGGAaaaggaggaaggaaggaaagaagaaaggaaTGAGGGAAGGATGTAAGGAGGCaaagaaggaatgaatgaagttTCTTACCAAATGCCCCTAATCCTGCAGCTCTACATGAAGCCAGGACAGATCCCAGCTCAGTCTCCTTCAGAGCCAGCTGTACCTCGAATGCCTCTAGCATCTGGTCGCTGTATGACAGGGCCAGCTGCAGAGCCGTGTTGTTGGACTCATACTTCCCACACAGCATGCTGAACCTGTTAGCGTTGGCCTTACTCTCCTCAAGAGTCAGCTGTAGGAGGTCGTTCTGTGACTTCAAGTGTTCGATACGACTAAAAATAAAAGCAACACGCTTGATCAAAGATCTATTTCAGTTAACTTGTACTTTGACAATCTTTGAGTAGTACTATCTATTGTATCAGCCTGCAACTAAGTTCGATATCACACACAATTCTTAGTTCTTAAGTTTTGAGGAATAAAATATGTTAAGAAAGacaaaatacatgaaaattTAATACACATGTCATGTAATAAAAACTTGCAAACATGTATGCCTATTCCACAATAGTTGCACTCCTTCCCAACACATACATCATTCACATTACAAGCCCCTTACATTTTAACATtcattaaccttcttcctgctgcctactCTTGTAACCATCACAGGTTTGGTGTCAAAATGCTACATCAGCAAGAAGAAGGTTAAAGTGCCATTTTAGAAATATTGTGTTTGGACCCTTCTCCAGTAGGATTCAGTACTGACCTGTTTAACCTCTCAATCTCCACCTCAAACTCCCTGCCCCTGCTGTCTGCCATGGGACTCCCCGCCGCGTACACCGACTGGAAGATCTCCTGTACGCTGGAGCAGTCCTGTAGCGACTGGGACAGGTGTTCCGCCACCTTCGCATTCTCCACCTGCAACCAACAGGTCATGGGTTAATCCAGGTCAACAGGCCAAAGGTTAACACAAGTCAAAGGTCATGTACAGTCAATACACTACAGACATCATTGATTGATTGCCAGCAAGGGATCAAACTAAACAGAAATCAACAATCTATCATTGTTTCTAAGTGCTATGAGACATTTGTTGGCACAAGAAAAACAGTCTAAAAAAATTATCTTTGGGCATATAACTGTCCCTTgggtaacttttgtattgtatatgtagcatttactcttttcgatatgtATGGTGTGTTCTCCCCAAACATGTGACATCTGGCTTAAAATTTCATCCAAAGGACTGCAATGCTTTCCAGTAGTATGCAAGTTGAATGAGTATCAACGGTTGGGATTCGAACTCTCGACTGGAGGCAGGTTATCTCAACCGTAGACCGAGCATGCCACATGAAGATTTACTTCTGACTAAAGTTGATTCTTGTGCTGTATTCACTATAAGACAATATTTCAACTCcaaaaaaaatcccaaaaatATTTCAACTTTTACTTCATATAActtagcctgacaaatcgcgctcctatcGGCCGgtcggtcctgtaaccgccatcccccttgGGTGGGgttcagtaacctccggccgagagcttgtgtaaacacaggctacataTAACTCTgataatcaaatactgtaaatcaatttaatatagcggcaggaaaatatagcggttgggggaaaatggagtaggtcacatcacttaattttaacggtgggaacaaacattactatcTGAAATATTAgggatcaaatattagcgatgacgaaattttagctgttaactagtgacagttaaatcagctaaaattaagttacagctaACAAATCAAAGAATTACGGTATTGGATACTACTACTCACCCCCATAGACGTCAGCTCAGTGCCCAGTACATGTCTGTCCAGGACGGCCCGGGAGGACTTAAGTCGGACTCGTTCCGCCACCTTGGGGATGGGGAACTCTGTGGAGGAGGAGTCCCCAgggctgggggagggggaagGTCTGTGGGCGGGGGGACTGGCGCAGGCCTGGACACTCTGTAACCTGGTCTGTAGCTCCCGCACCTGAGGATGATAATAGTATTAGTCTATTCACCAATAGTCTTTGCAGCTTGAGATGGAATTAAACATGAGGGATGATAATAGTGTTAGTTTATTCACCAATAGTCTTTGCAGCTTGAGATGGAATTAAACATGAGGGAtgataattttaaaaaaagtactccccgcaccgaaggtgcataaggcggcgcccatctccatttctgtagccctgggccacacaactttttgtgcaagtcactacagcagggggctagtccactggtagtgaagtgtctttaacttccataccctttcccaaatgctgagtgctaagcagagaaagcagtatgtaccattttttttagtctttggtatgacccggccggggatcgaactcacgacctaccgcatgcaaggcgaacactctacccactaggccattgcaccggttttgGGATGATAATAGTGTTAGTTTATTCACCAATAGTCTTTGCAGCTTGAGGTTGAATTAAACTAGAATTAAACATTTACCATCTACAACAATGCCTTTGTATGCAAATTCATCTGTACATATAATCTGCATTTTGAGAGGAAACCGCAAGATGGGGTGCCTCATCCTACATCATCAGCATTCTTTATCTCTCAGTTGTTGAGGAGAGGCCAATAACTACCCCCAAAATTTATAACAGTCTATTCCTCACTTTTTGAATCATCCTTTTTGCGAAGcaaccaacaaattaaaactCTATTCTTTTCCTTATGCTTAACATCATAATGTCTTTTACTATGGTCATTTTATATTTCACTTGCTATCTTTGTAAGAAGGGAGTGAAACATACTGCATTTGCTTGCAACTGTGGGCTTCCAAATTTTCACTTCTACAATTTACTGCAGATCAGTATTTACCCTGCGCCTTAGTCGGTCTCTTTCTTCTCTTATGGAGCCCAGAGATGCTCGGATCTTGTTGAGCTCCTCTTCTTTACTGTGCAGACTTCCCCGCAGACTGTCCGCTTCTTGTCTTGCGTCCAACAGCTGATATTCCAGACCACCGTCTCCCACGGCCCAAGACGACCGCGCAGACTGTGCCTTACGCGGCGTCCCCAGCTCTAGCCTAAGTGTCTCCACTTCTTTTACCGCCTGTACAGCAAAGTGTCATGTTAGGACTATGTAGACTTGGACATAAAGAAGTCAGCCACTAACTATGCATACTACAGTACATTGCATCAGCACTGCATAGTGGTGAGCACTGATATTCCAATGAAACACCACACAATTAGTAGGGCATGTATTTACATTTCACTTCAACATTACACACTTCCTGGATTAGATCTAACTTTCAGCCTTCTAAGGTGGCTGCTTGGCACCAcattttgtattggttataaggtaaggcagcagggagaaggttaaggaggctgtatggattAGAAAATATACTCCAGTTATGAtgagggggatacaagcttagtcacatttgggaccaaacttctcactgcagcgccacctagcagcaaGAAGTAGTAATGCATTTAGCAGTACATGAATTTACATTCGTTTTGGCATTCATAAAACTAACAAAACAGCTTGAAATATATTCTTTTGTTTATTAACATAAACGTAGCAACATACATCATGTGCATTCTTTTCCATTTGCCAGCTTGCCGACGTCAGTTCCTCCACTTGTCTATCCACGTCAGCGAAACTCTGCGAACTGTTCTCCCGTAGTCGCCGTCCCTCGATGGTACTCTCCAATGTGCTGACGACTTTCTGTAGCTGTACGCTAAGGTCGTCGCACTTTGTGTTGGAGTCTTGGAGAGTTCTTGAGAAATTAAAACGGCCACTGACACTACTGCTACTGTCTTCTTGGCTGActtgagaaatgttttcttcctcttcctcctccctgTAAACAGTAAATTaatacattttatctatttCGTTGAAATTTACAGAGGATAAAAGTTGGTGAAGAAAGAAATAATCATCTTGCAGAGGGCCCCCCAAACACTGATTCACAAATCATCAAAAAGAAATTCCGTATATGTTTAAGATGACAGAAATGTAATATTGTCAAATATCTGAAATGTGATTTTGTTAAAATTCTAGagtacaaaataatgtaataGACAGgataatacatgtacgttgCATTTTAAGGCTGCTTCTTTCATCAagttactgtatacatgtaaatttgaAATCCTACAACATTTTCTACCTGTAGCTACTAACCTTATTGTGGCATCCTGCTCTCTGCTTAACTTTTTACGTAATTCCGCTATGACGCCGTGTAGCTCGGTGATGCGTTCCTCGTACCGTGAGGCCTGCGCGTCCGCTTTATCTTCGTGCTGCTGGATAAGCTGGACGTGCTCGCACTAAAACGCAGAAGCAACCATCTTCGTAAATTAATCCATAAGCCACATTTAGCAGTaaatacttaggccacaccaattttatttgttgattcatgGATTTTTTCCGAAAAAAAATGGAGCAACAGGgcgaaaaaatataaaaataaatttttttgcaaatagtctggggtaaagATAAGGGTTAACATAACATCAAGTATAAGAGGATTTTTCAAGTTTTAGCTTTGCATGGCTTGTtttaatgcaatgcacccctttctttgatcttgtACTAtaattttagtaacaaaattaccctttgccatgtaatatatggattgatattgagaaatagttttaataaatgaaaaattacaacttataaTCAATGTGACCACAGTTTTTAGGCACGTgcaagcctttataatctattttagtggctattgagttttacaactgaactgatagtaaaattgggagtaaaaatttgtgaatgggaatagtgactaattttttttttttcaggacaggctattccgagaagcaacaaaaaaattggctTGGCCTTGGTTCAAAATGAATGCCAGTATTCTCATTATGACATTCTTGTGTttggtattacatgtatcttgttttGCTGATGTCTGCACATATCTATGTATACTGTTTGATTTGAGATTATTGTCCTATAGGTACGTGTACAGTGTTCTTTTGTAaatatcaacacaattcagTTGTATATACTTTGTACTGTACATCTGGCAGTTGATTTCACAACTGCATTCTAACATAAGTATAAGTAAAACGCAAGTATATATCACgctttttattgttttaacGTGTAATTGAGAACAAGACTTGTTTTAATTGTGGCGGTGCACTGTGTAAAACAAaccgcaattcagcctttggctgcgagtgttttgttgacaataaaaaaaaaacatttgataaTAAACATGTCTCCCTGATTACTATACTAAAGGCATATTGGGgcgggggggggtgggggtcgtATCCTTAGGTCACGTTACCTGAGCTTTAGCCAGTTTCTTCTCCAGTGTGTCCCGTTCACTTGCAGTAGACTGTAACCTGGTACTCAGCTCCAGAATCTCTCCTTTCAGTGAGGCTAAGGCAGCCAAGTGGAGCTGTGtagataaagaaaacaatttccAGTTTAAGTCATCTTATAACTGTTTGCCACCAATGAATAACAAGCGCTTTGACAAAAATGAGAATGCATTCTTGGCATTTGAAGCTGccaaaattctgctaaatttcTACCCGAAAGGACCTATATTATCAtgttttgtggggtttcatccggCAGAAATCTAAAATATTAAGAAACGCTATacacaaaggttcaaacaaacaaaacacaactcaAAGGATGGATGTGCATCCCTGAATGAATATGATCTTGCGAAAACAGATATCAAAATGGCATcggagtttggaaa contains these protein-coding regions:
- the LOC136424995 gene encoding colorectal mutant cancer protein-like isoform X2: MQSLPTGSDNSLGSCGPVREAWEYDSGARDLSPEPSNLHKLLEAASSSAANTGGTNYLELANTLHLAALASLKGEILELSTRLQSTASERDTLEKKLAKAQCEHVQLIQQHEDKADAQASRYEERITELHGVIAELRKKLSREQDATIREEEEEENISQVSQEDSSSSVSGRFNFSRTLQDSNTKCDDLSVQLQKVVSTLESTIEGRRLRENSSQSFADVDRQVEELTSASWQMEKNAHDAVKEVETLRLELGTPRKAQSARSSWAVGDGGLEYQLLDARQEADSLRGSLHSKEEELNKIRASLGSIREERDRLRRRVRELQTRLQSVQACASPPAHRPSPSPSPGDSSSTEFPIPKVAERVRLKSSRAVLDRHVLGTELTSMGVENAKVAEHLSQSLQDCSSVQEIFQSVYAAGSPMADSRGREFEVEIERLNSRIEHLKSQNDLLQLTLEESKANANRFSMLCGKYESNNTALQLALSYSDQMLEAFEVQLALKETELGSVLASCRAAGLGAFGDGDTDPEEATAMLKRAHDNRKAAENVAKQLLQRLDRSCGAVCGVQGCTAQPWEDLSSHSHTSTTSSTASSCDTDFSKEDESRLKDYIQQLKNDRASVRMTIMELESVHIDPDPLTLELINPSAQRLDLENAVLMQELTAMKEEKAELKAQLYLMEKEKKALELKITSRDAQEQAYKVQIDHLKSEVKEHQRVQDNQVGVPIQTATPITTLEELRVHVGGDTEVSQALADVLRREKRLKARIQELVTTLETVQRNNETRHQQSAEFVNDLKRANSGLVAAYEKAKKKHQSRLKKLESQMMAMVDRHETQVRMLTQRIALLEEENSRPQTNETSL
- the LOC136424995 gene encoding colorectal mutant cancer protein-like isoform X1, whose translation is MSGGGGGGQPYRSADQPSTDTRSGSSGSAGSGSTPEEERIKKLFQTCDGDGDGYISRQDLLMVCCQLNMEDSVQEIMEQLGADDRGRISYDEFVHCRTQLLGEINDMLPRLEQPEPEAGSSLHATHMQSWPTGSDNSLGSCGPVREAWEYDSGARDLSPEPSNLHKLLEAASSSAANTGGTNYLELANTLHLAALASLKGEILELSTRLQSTASERDTLEKKLAKAQCEHVQLIQQHEDKADAQASRYEERITELHGVIAELRKKLSREQDATIREEEEEENISQVSQEDSSSSVSGRFNFSRTLQDSNTKCDDLSVQLQKVVSTLESTIEGRRLRENSSQSFADVDRQVEELTSASWQMEKNAHDAVKEVETLRLELGTPRKAQSARSSWAVGDGGLEYQLLDARQEADSLRGSLHSKEEELNKIRASLGSIREERDRLRRRVRELQTRLQSVQACASPPAHRPSPSPSPGDSSSTEFPIPKVAERVRLKSSRAVLDRHVLGTELTSMGVENAKVAEHLSQSLQDCSSVQEIFQSVYAAGSPMADSRGREFEVEIERLNSRIEHLKSQNDLLQLTLEESKANANRFSMLCGKYESNNTALQLALSYSDQMLEAFEVQLALKETELGSVLASCRAAGLGAFGDGDTDPEEATAMLKRAHDNRKAAENVAKQLLQRLDRSCGAVCGVQGCTAQPWEDLSSHSHTSTTSSTASSCDTDFSKEDESRLKDYIQQLKNDRASVRMTIMELESVHIDPDPLTLELINPSAQRLDLENAVLMQELTAMKEEKAELKAQLYLMEKEKKALELKITSRDAQEQAYKVQIDHLKSEVKEHQRVQDNQVGVPIQTATPITTLEELRVHVGGDTEVSQALADVLRREKRLKARIQELVTTLETVQRNNETRHQQSAEFVNDLKRANSGLVAAYEKAKKKHQSRLKKLESQMMAMVDRHETQVRMLTQRIALLEEENSRPQTNETSL